The following are from one region of the Streptomyces fradiae genome:
- a CDS encoding ABC-F family ATP-binding cassette domain-containing protein — protein sequence MAVNLVNVESVSKVYGTRALLDGVSLGVSEGDRIGVVGRNGDGKTTLIRMLAKLEEADTGRVTHSGGLRLGVLTQHDSLDPTATIRHEVIGVMADHEWAGSAKIRDVLTGLFGGLDLPGFEKGLDTVIGPLSGGERRRIALAKLLIEEQDLIVLDEPTNHLDVEGIAWLAQHLRERRSALVCVTHDRWFLDQVCTRMWDVQRGTVYEYEGGYSDYVFARAERERIAATEEVKRQNLVRKELAWLRRGAPARTSKPRFRIEAANALIADVPEPRDSSELMKFANARLGKTVFDLEDVTVTAGPKTLLQHLTWQLGPGDRIGLVGVNGAGKTSLLRALADAAVTEGDIQPAAGRVVVGKTVRLAYLSQDVTELPAELRVLEAVQQIRDRVDLGKGREMTAGQLCEQFGFSKEKQWTPVGDLSGGERRRLQLLRLLMDEPNVLFLDEPTNDLDIETLTQLEDLLDGWPGSMVVISHDRFFIERTTDRTFALLGDRTLRMLPRGIDEYLERRQRMIEAAAPAPAAPAASAKSGVSAADARAAKKELQKVERQLDKISEKESKLHTQIAENATDFEKVAKLDAELRELAGEREELEMRWLELAEDA from the coding sequence ATGGCCGTCAACCTGGTCAATGTCGAGTCCGTCAGCAAGGTGTACGGCACCCGTGCACTGCTCGACGGGGTGTCCCTCGGCGTCTCCGAAGGGGACCGGATCGGCGTCGTCGGCCGCAACGGCGACGGCAAGACCACCCTCATCCGGATGCTCGCCAAGCTGGAGGAGGCCGACACCGGCCGGGTCACCCACAGCGGCGGGCTGCGGCTCGGGGTGCTCACCCAGCACGACTCGCTCGACCCGACGGCGACCATCCGCCACGAGGTCATCGGCGTCATGGCCGACCACGAGTGGGCCGGCAGCGCCAAGATCCGCGACGTGCTCACCGGGCTCTTCGGCGGGCTCGACCTGCCGGGCTTCGAGAAGGGCCTCGACACCGTCATCGGGCCGCTGTCCGGCGGCGAGCGGCGGCGCATCGCGCTCGCCAAGCTGCTCATCGAGGAGCAGGACCTGATCGTCCTCGACGAGCCCACCAACCACCTCGACGTCGAGGGCATCGCCTGGCTCGCCCAGCACCTGCGCGAGCGGCGCTCCGCGCTCGTCTGCGTCACCCACGACCGGTGGTTCCTCGACCAGGTCTGCACCCGCATGTGGGACGTGCAGCGCGGCACGGTGTACGAGTACGAGGGCGGCTACTCCGACTACGTCTTCGCGCGCGCCGAGCGCGAGCGGATCGCCGCGACCGAGGAGGTCAAGCGGCAGAACCTGGTCCGCAAGGAGCTGGCCTGGCTGCGCCGCGGCGCCCCCGCCCGTACGTCCAAGCCGCGCTTCCGGATCGAGGCGGCCAACGCGCTCATCGCGGACGTGCCGGAGCCGCGCGACAGCAGCGAGCTGATGAAGTTCGCCAACGCCCGGCTCGGCAAGACCGTCTTCGACCTGGAGGACGTGACCGTCACCGCCGGTCCGAAGACGCTCCTCCAGCACCTCACCTGGCAGCTCGGCCCCGGTGACCGGATCGGTCTGGTCGGCGTCAACGGCGCGGGCAAGACCTCACTCCTGCGGGCGCTTGCCGATGCCGCCGTCACGGAGGGGGACATCCAGCCCGCCGCCGGCCGGGTCGTGGTCGGCAAGACCGTGCGGCTCGCCTACCTCTCCCAGGACGTCACCGAACTCCCCGCCGAGCTGCGGGTCCTGGAGGCCGTGCAGCAGATCCGCGACCGGGTCGACCTCGGCAAGGGCCGGGAGATGACCGCCGGGCAGCTGTGCGAGCAGTTCGGCTTCTCCAAGGAGAAGCAGTGGACGCCGGTCGGCGACCTGTCGGGCGGCGAGCGGCGCCGGCTCCAGCTGCTGCGGCTGCTCATGGACGAGCCGAACGTGCTCTTCCTCGACGAGCCCACCAACGACCTCGACATCGAGACCCTGACCCAGCTGGAGGACCTGCTCGACGGCTGGCCCGGCTCGATGGTCGTCATCTCCCACGACCGCTTCTTCATCGAGCGCACCACCGACCGCACCTTCGCGCTGCTCGGCGACAGGACCCTGCGGATGCTGCCGCGCGGCATCGACGAATACCTGGAGCGGCGGCAGCGGATGATCGAGGCCGCCGCCCCGGCGCCGGCCGCTCCCGCGGCCTCGGCGAAGTCCGGCGTCTCGGCCGCCGACGCCCGCGCTGCGAAGAAGGAGCTGCAGAAGGTCGAGCGACAGCTCGACAAGATCTCCGAGAAGGAGAGCAAGCTCCACACTCAAATCGCCGAAAACGCCACGGACTTCGAAAAGGTGGCCAAACTGGACGCGGAGCTCCGGGAACTCGCAGGTGAGCGCGAAGAGTTGGAGATGCGCTGGCTGGAACTCGCCGAAGACGCGTAG
- a CDS encoding acyltransferase — translation MGISARELAAATPATRDRYVDLLRVASLAVVVLGHWLMAAVTADGQVGNLLAVVPGLQVLTWALQVMPVFFFVGGFSHALAHRSRPRYAAFLRARLQRLLRPTMVFIGVWAVLALAVQLLGADGGLTGVALRLVTQPLWFIGIYLAMVAFTPPLLKAHGRYGWGAFGALVAGAVAVDVLRFAAGVPYVEFLNFALVWLAVHQLGFLRADGMIRRPALLAAAGLAGAGLLVALGPYPLSMVGMPGEQVSNMAPPTLALLCHGLWLVGAVELLKGPGARFTARARVWRAVVAANGIAMTAFLWHLTAMLGVYGALLTLGVDLPAPATGAWWAQVPLRLAAAAVLTALLVTVFRRFEHPAPAAPATDTGAPLAALGITLALLGVLGLSMTGLGGLLEGHTATLIALRVTAPAAIAMALAGWFLVERAGRA, via the coding sequence ATGGGAATCAGTGCTCGGGAACTCGCCGCCGCCACGCCCGCGACCCGCGACCGCTACGTCGACCTGCTGCGGGTCGCCTCGCTCGCGGTCGTCGTGCTCGGCCACTGGCTGATGGCGGCCGTCACCGCCGACGGACAGGTCGGCAACCTGCTCGCCGTCGTGCCCGGCCTCCAGGTGCTGACCTGGGCGCTGCAGGTCATGCCGGTGTTCTTCTTCGTGGGCGGCTTCTCGCACGCCCTCGCCCACCGCTCCCGCCCCCGCTACGCCGCCTTCCTGCGGGCCCGGCTGCAGCGGCTGCTGCGGCCGACGATGGTCTTCATCGGGGTGTGGGCCGTGCTGGCCCTCGCCGTCCAGCTGCTCGGCGCGGACGGCGGGCTGACCGGGGTGGCGCTGCGGCTCGTCACCCAGCCGCTGTGGTTCATCGGCATCTACCTCGCCATGGTCGCCTTCACGCCGCCGCTCCTGAAGGCGCACGGGCGGTACGGCTGGGGCGCGTTCGGCGCGCTGGTGGCGGGCGCGGTCGCGGTGGACGTGCTGCGGTTCGCGGCGGGCGTGCCGTACGTCGAGTTCCTGAACTTCGCGCTGGTCTGGCTGGCCGTCCACCAGCTCGGCTTCCTGCGCGCCGACGGCATGATCCGCCGCCCGGCGCTCCTCGCGGCGGCCGGTCTGGCGGGCGCGGGGCTGCTGGTGGCCCTCGGCCCGTATCCGCTGTCCATGGTCGGCATGCCGGGCGAGCAGGTCTCCAACATGGCCCCGCCCACCCTCGCCCTGCTCTGCCACGGTCTGTGGCTGGTCGGCGCGGTCGAGCTCCTGAAGGGCCCCGGTGCCCGCTTCACGGCCCGCGCCCGGGTCTGGCGGGCGGTCGTCGCCGCCAACGGGATCGCCATGACCGCCTTCCTCTGGCACCTGACGGCGATGCTCGGCGTGTACGGCGCGCTGCTCACCCTCGGCGTCGACCTCCCCGCCCCCGCGACCGGCGCCTGGTGGGCCCAGGTCCCGCTCCGCCTCGCGGCGGCGGCCGTCCTCACCGCCCTCCTGGTGACCGTCTTCCGCCGCTTCGAGCACCCGGCCCCCGCCGCCCCCGCGACCGACACCGGCGCCCCCCTCGCCGCCCTCGGCATCACCCTGGCCCTCCTCGGCGTCCTCGGCCTCTCCATGACCGGCCTCGGCGGCCTCCTGGAGGGCCACACCGCCACCCTGATCGCCCTGAGGGTGACCGCCCCGGCGGCCATCGCGATGGCGCTCGCGGGCTGGTTCCTGGTGGAGCGGGCGGGCCGGGCGTAG
- a CDS encoding 4-(cytidine 5'-diphospho)-2-C-methyl-D-erythritol kinase has protein sequence MSGVTVRVPAKVNVQLAVGGARPDGFHDLANVFLAVSLYDEVTATPAETLTVTCEGPDADKVPLDRSNLAARAAELLAARHGISPDVHLHIVKDIPVAGGMAGGSADGAGALLACDALWGLNTPRAELLDICAELGSDVPFSLVGGAALGVGRGERLTELPVGGAAGGAAGGAFHWVFAVADGGLSTPAVYGEFDRLNEGVAVPEPAASPVLLDALRTGDATALAGALANDLQPAALSLRPSLAATLAAGTDAGALAALVSGSGPTTAFLVKDPESAESVAAALIASGTCRTARVATSPAAGARVLD, from the coding sequence ATGAGCGGCGTGACCGTACGGGTGCCCGCCAAGGTCAACGTGCAGCTCGCGGTCGGCGGCGCCCGCCCCGACGGCTTCCACGACCTGGCCAACGTCTTCCTCGCCGTGTCGCTGTACGACGAGGTCACCGCGACGCCCGCCGAGACCCTGACGGTCACCTGCGAGGGCCCCGACGCCGACAAGGTGCCGCTCGACCGCAGCAACCTGGCCGCGCGCGCCGCCGAACTGCTCGCCGCCCGCCACGGCATCTCGCCCGACGTGCACCTGCACATCGTCAAGGACATCCCGGTGGCCGGCGGCATGGCCGGCGGCAGCGCCGACGGCGCGGGCGCGCTGCTCGCCTGCGACGCGCTGTGGGGCCTGAACACCCCGCGCGCCGAACTCCTCGACATCTGCGCCGAGCTGGGCTCCGACGTGCCGTTCAGCCTGGTCGGCGGCGCCGCGCTCGGCGTCGGCCGCGGCGAGCGACTGACCGAGCTGCCGGTCGGCGGTGCCGCCGGCGGTGCCGCCGGCGGCGCCTTCCACTGGGTGTTCGCGGTCGCCGACGGCGGTCTGTCGACCCCGGCGGTGTACGGCGAGTTCGACCGGCTCAACGAGGGCGTGGCCGTGCCGGAGCCGGCCGCCTCGCCCGTACTCCTCGACGCCCTGCGCACCGGCGACGCCACCGCGCTCGCGGGCGCCCTGGCCAACGACCTCCAGCCGGCCGCCCTGTCGCTGCGCCCCTCGCTGGCGGCCACCCTCGCGGCCGGCACGGACGCGGGCGCGCTCGCGGCCCTCGTCTCCGGCTCGGGCCCGACGACCGCGTTCCTGGTGAAGGACCCGGAGTCCGCCGAGTCGGTCGCCGCCGCGCTGATCGCCTCCGGCACCTGCCGGACGGCCCGCGTGGCGACCTCCCCGGCGGCCGGGGCGAGGGTCCTGGACTGA
- the rsmA gene encoding 16S rRNA (adenine(1518)-N(6)/adenine(1519)-N(6))-dimethyltransferase RsmA, producing MSTTTGPDSPDSALLGPADIRELAAALGVRPTKQKGQNFVIDANTVRRIVRTAEVRPDDVVVEVGPGLGSLTLALLEAADRVTAVEIDDVLAAALPATIAARMPGKKDRFALVHSDAMHVQELPGPAPTALVANLPYNVAVPVLLHMLDRFPTIERTLVMVQAEVADRLAARPGNKVYGVPSVKANWYAEVKRAGAIGRNVFWPAPNVDSGLVSLVRRTEPIATTASKAEVFAVVDAAFAQRRKTLRAALAGWAGSPAAAEEALVKAGISPQARGEALTVEEFARIAENKPEAKV from the coding sequence GTGAGCACCACCACCGGCCCCGACAGCCCCGACTCCGCCCTCCTCGGCCCCGCCGACATTCGTGAGCTGGCCGCCGCACTCGGCGTGCGGCCCACGAAGCAGAAGGGTCAGAACTTCGTCATCGACGCCAACACCGTGCGGCGGATCGTCCGGACGGCCGAGGTGCGGCCGGACGACGTGGTCGTCGAGGTGGGGCCCGGGCTCGGGTCGTTGACCCTGGCGCTGCTCGAGGCGGCGGACCGGGTGACGGCGGTCGAGATCGACGACGTCCTGGCCGCGGCGCTGCCGGCGACGATCGCCGCGCGGATGCCGGGGAAGAAGGACCGGTTCGCGCTGGTGCACTCGGACGCCATGCACGTGCAGGAGCTGCCGGGCCCGGCGCCGACCGCGCTCGTGGCGAACCTGCCGTACAACGTGGCCGTGCCCGTGCTGCTGCACATGCTGGACCGCTTCCCGACCATCGAGCGGACCCTCGTGATGGTGCAGGCGGAGGTCGCCGACCGGCTGGCGGCGCGCCCCGGGAACAAGGTGTACGGGGTCCCCTCCGTGAAGGCCAACTGGTACGCGGAGGTCAAGCGGGCCGGCGCCATCGGCCGCAACGTGTTCTGGCCCGCGCCGAACGTCGACTCCGGCCTGGTCTCCCTCGTGCGGCGCACCGAGCCGATCGCCACGACCGCTTCCAAGGCCGAGGTCTTCGCGGTCGTCGACGCGGCCTTCGCGCAGCGCCGCAAGACCCTGCGGGCCGCGCTCGCGGGCTGGGCGGGGTCGCCGGCCGCGGCCGAGGAGGCCCTGGTGAAGGCCGGGATCTCGCCGCAGGCGCGGGGCGAGGCGCTGACGGTCGAGGAGTTCGCCCGGATCGCCGAGAACAAGCCGGAGGCGAAGGTATGA
- a CDS encoding ubiquitin-like domain-containing protein, which produces MSTSHRSGARRAARRRKASPPAAEGLRRIVPQALVVAFLAGGTSAFVADDKAVQVSVDGVPRTLHTFADDVEELLADEGLVVGAHDIVAPAPGTALGSGDEIAVRYGRPVSLTLDGRRRQVWTTARTVDGALRQLGVRAEGAYLSVSRSAPISRQGLALDVRTERAVTFLADGRERTVRTNAATVREAAEEAGIALAGQDTTSVPLDSFPRDGQTVAVLRITGTQEIREEPVPFAVERTRDPELFAGTELVERQGVPGVRRVTYALRTVNGVRQRPRRMGEETVREPVSQRVRVGTRPLPTSVSGADGLNWGALAACESGGRPTAVDPSGTYGGLYQFDPGTWRALGGTGVAQNAPAAEQTFRAKKLYVQRGASPWPHCGRRLHQ; this is translated from the coding sequence GTGAGCACTTCGCACCGTTCCGGGGCTCGCCGGGCCGCCCGGCGCCGCAAGGCGAGCCCGCCCGCCGCCGAAGGGCTGCGGCGGATCGTCCCGCAGGCCCTCGTCGTCGCCTTCCTCGCCGGCGGCACCAGCGCCTTCGTCGCCGACGACAAGGCCGTGCAGGTCTCCGTCGACGGGGTCCCGCGCACCCTGCACACCTTCGCCGACGACGTCGAGGAGCTGCTCGCCGACGAGGGCCTCGTGGTCGGCGCGCACGACATCGTCGCGCCCGCCCCCGGCACCGCCCTGGGCAGCGGCGACGAGATCGCCGTCCGCTACGGGCGTCCGGTCTCCCTCACTCTCGACGGCCGGCGCCGCCAGGTGTGGACCACCGCCCGTACGGTCGACGGGGCGCTGCGGCAGCTCGGGGTGCGGGCGGAGGGCGCGTATCTGTCGGTGTCCCGGTCGGCGCCGATCTCCCGGCAGGGCCTCGCGCTCGACGTGCGCACCGAGCGGGCCGTCACCTTCCTGGCGGACGGGCGGGAGCGGACCGTGCGCACCAACGCGGCCACCGTCCGCGAGGCCGCCGAGGAGGCCGGGATCGCGCTCGCCGGGCAGGACACCACCTCGGTGCCGCTCGACTCCTTCCCGCGCGACGGGCAGACCGTCGCCGTGCTGCGGATCACCGGCACCCAGGAGATCCGCGAGGAGCCGGTGCCGTTCGCCGTCGAACGGACCCGCGACCCGGAGCTCTTCGCCGGCACCGAGCTGGTCGAACGCCAGGGCGTGCCGGGCGTGCGCCGCGTCACGTACGCCCTGCGGACCGTCAACGGGGTCCGGCAGCGGCCGCGCCGCATGGGCGAGGAGACCGTCCGTGAGCCCGTCTCCCAGCGCGTCCGGGTCGGCACCCGCCCCCTGCCCACCTCCGTGTCCGGCGCCGACGGCCTGAACTGGGGCGCCCTCGCCGCCTGCGAGTCCGGCGGCCGCCCCACCGCCGTCGACCCCTCCGGCACCTACGGCGGCCTCTACCAGTTCGACCCCGGCACCTGGCGCGCCCTCGGCGGCACCGGCGTCGCCCAGAACGCCCCGGCGGCGGAACAGACCTTCCGCGCGAAGAAGCTCTACGTGCAACGGGGCGCGAGCCCGTGGCCGCACTGCGGGCGGCGGCTGCACCAGTGA
- a CDS encoding TatD family hydrolase, with translation MSAKDAPPPLPEPLPVPVADSHTHLDMQSGTVEEALVKAAAVGVTTVVQVGCDIKGSQWAAETAAAHEHVHAAVALHPNEAPRIVLGDPDGWSRQGAREAGGDAALDDALTEIDRLAALPHVLGVGETGLDYFRTGPEGMAAQERSFRAHIEIAKRRGKTLVIHDREAHADVLRVLDEEGAPERTVFHCYSGDAEMAEICAAKGYYMSFAGNVTFKNAQPLRDALAVAPLELVLVETDAPFLTPAPFRGRPNAPYLIPVTVRAMAAVRGITEEELAGAIAVNTARAFDY, from the coding sequence ATGAGTGCCAAGGACGCCCCGCCGCCGCTGCCCGAGCCCCTGCCCGTCCCGGTCGCGGACTCGCACACCCACCTCGACATGCAGTCCGGCACCGTCGAGGAGGCCCTGGTCAAGGCCGCCGCCGTCGGCGTCACGACGGTCGTCCAGGTGGGCTGCGACATCAAGGGCTCCCAGTGGGCCGCCGAGACCGCCGCCGCGCACGAGCACGTGCACGCGGCCGTGGCCCTGCACCCCAACGAGGCGCCCCGGATCGTCCTGGGCGACCCCGACGGGTGGTCACGGCAAGGTGCGCGGGAGGCGGGCGGCGACGCGGCGCTCGACGACGCCCTCACCGAGATCGACCGGCTCGCCGCCCTGCCGCACGTCCTCGGCGTCGGCGAGACGGGCCTCGACTACTTCCGTACGGGCCCCGAGGGCATGGCCGCCCAGGAGCGGTCCTTCCGCGCCCACATCGAGATCGCCAAGCGGCGGGGCAAGACGCTCGTCATCCACGACCGTGAGGCCCACGCCGACGTGCTGCGCGTCCTCGACGAGGAGGGCGCGCCCGAGCGGACCGTCTTCCACTGCTACTCCGGCGACGCCGAGATGGCCGAGATCTGCGCCGCCAAGGGCTACTACATGTCCTTCGCCGGCAACGTCACCTTCAAGAACGCCCAGCCGCTGCGCGACGCCCTCGCCGTCGCCCCGCTGGAGCTCGTCCTCGTCGAGACCGACGCCCCCTTCCTCACTCCCGCGCCCTTCCGGGGCCGCCCCAACGCCCCGTATCTGATCCCGGTGACCGTGCGGGCGATGGCGGCGGTGCGCGGGATCACGGAGGAGGAGCTGGCCGGGGCGATCGCCGTGAACACGGCCCGCGCCTTCGATTACTGA
- the rsmI gene encoding 16S rRNA (cytidine(1402)-2'-O)-methyltransferase yields the protein MTGTLVLAGTPIGDIADAPPRLATELERADVVAAEDTRRLRGLTRALGVHTQGRVVSYFEGNESARTPELVEALEGGARVLLVTDAGMPSVSDPGYRLVAAAVERDIKVTAVPGPSAVLTALALSGLPVDRFCFEGFLPRKAGERLSRLREVGQERRTLVYFEAPHRLDDTLAAMAEVFGTDRRAAVCRELTKTYEEVKRGPLGELVEWAKEGVRGEITVVVEGAPETGPAELDAEELVRRVRVREEAGERRKEAIAAVAAEAGLPKREVFDAVVAAKNAAGVAKDPAGPGSGNGKGLI from the coding sequence GTGACTGGAACGCTGGTACTCGCAGGGACCCCCATCGGCGACATCGCGGACGCCCCGCCGCGGCTCGCCACCGAGCTGGAGCGGGCGGACGTCGTGGCCGCCGAGGACACCCGCAGGCTGCGCGGGCTCACCCGCGCGCTCGGTGTGCACACCCAGGGCCGGGTGGTCTCCTACTTCGAGGGCAACGAGTCGGCCCGTACGCCCGAACTGGTGGAGGCCCTGGAGGGCGGCGCCCGCGTGCTGCTCGTCACCGACGCCGGGATGCCCTCGGTCTCCGACCCCGGATACCGCCTGGTCGCCGCCGCCGTCGAGCGGGACATCAAGGTCACCGCCGTGCCCGGCCCGTCCGCCGTGCTCACCGCGCTCGCCCTGTCCGGGCTGCCCGTGGACCGCTTCTGCTTCGAGGGCTTCCTGCCCCGCAAGGCCGGCGAGCGCCTGTCCCGGCTGCGCGAGGTCGGGCAGGAGCGGCGCACCCTCGTCTACTTCGAGGCCCCGCACCGGCTCGACGACACGCTCGCCGCGATGGCCGAGGTCTTCGGCACCGACCGGCGCGCCGCCGTCTGCCGGGAGCTGACCAAGACGTACGAGGAGGTGAAGCGCGGCCCGCTCGGCGAGCTGGTGGAGTGGGCGAAGGAGGGCGTACGCGGCGAGATCACCGTCGTCGTCGAGGGCGCCCCGGAGACCGGGCCCGCCGAGCTCGACGCCGAGGAGCTGGTGCGCCGGGTGCGGGTGCGCGAGGAGGCGGGGGAGCGGCGCAAGGAGGCCATCGCGGCGGTCGCCGCCGAGGCGGGGCTTCCCAAGCGCGAGGTGTTCGATGCCGTCGTGGCGGCAAAGAACGCGGCCGGGGTGGCAAAGGACCCGGCGGGACCGGGCTCTGGAAACGGTAAAGGACTAATCTGA
- a CDS encoding dolichyl-phosphate-mannose--protein mannosyltransferase, with amino-acid sequence MTRTAPEALEGQQPMDPTAHVDPTAPVDPAASMAPAAAESSEWLRRLRRFGYRPDPTASLSIGLRERLVPPYTRPSPRLWSLFGIGPKAAHQLWRIAAWAGPLLVALVAGLLRFWNLGRPNAVIFDETYYAKDSWALINQGYEGAWPKDIDKTILANPDSVLVPTEPGYVVHPPVGKWVIGIGEKIFGFEPFGWRFMVALLGTLSVLMLCRIGRRLFRSTFLGCLAGLLLAVDGLHFVMSRTALLDQVLMFFVLAAFGCLVIDRDRARARLAGALPVDSDGGTGVLRPDAEVAEGLGLGWRPWRLAAGVMLGLAAGTKWNGLYIMAAFGLMTVLWDIGARRTAGAVRPYAAVARRDLVPAFVSVVPVAIATYLVSWSGWIFTDKGYFRNWAAEQDKLGGGGTWGWLPEWLRSLWHYETEVYKFHVGLSSPHTYESNPWSWLVLGRPVSYFYESPAPGTAGCPVDAREKCAQEVLALGTPLLWWAACFALLYILWRWAFRRDWRAGAIACGVLAGWAPWLLYQERTIFLFYAVVFVPFLCLAVAMMLGAIVGPAGSSERRRTFGAVAAGVLVLLIVWNFIYFWPLYTGTAIPMEQWRNRMWLDTWV; translated from the coding sequence GTGACCAGAACCGCACCCGAGGCCCTGGAGGGTCAGCAGCCCATGGACCCCACGGCTCACGTGGACCCCACGGCCCCCGTGGATCCCGCGGCTTCCATGGCCCCCGCCGCGGCGGAGTCCTCCGAGTGGCTGCGCAGGCTGCGGCGCTTCGGTTACCGGCCCGACCCGACGGCCTCCCTCTCCATCGGGCTGCGGGAGCGGCTCGTACCGCCGTACACCCGGCCCTCGCCGCGCCTGTGGTCGCTGTTCGGCATCGGCCCCAAGGCCGCCCACCAACTGTGGCGGATCGCCGCCTGGGCCGGTCCGCTGCTCGTCGCGCTGGTCGCGGGCCTGCTGCGGTTCTGGAACCTGGGCAGGCCGAACGCGGTGATATTCGACGAGACGTACTACGCCAAGGACTCCTGGGCCCTGATCAACCAGGGGTACGAGGGGGCGTGGCCGAAGGACATCGACAAGACGATCCTGGCGAACCCGGACTCGGTGCTCGTCCCGACGGAGCCGGGCTATGTGGTCCATCCGCCGGTCGGCAAATGGGTCATCGGCATCGGCGAGAAGATCTTCGGCTTCGAGCCCTTCGGCTGGCGCTTCATGGTGGCGCTGCTCGGCACCCTGTCGGTGCTGATGCTGTGCCGGATCGGCCGGCGGCTTTTCCGCTCGACGTTCCTGGGCTGTCTGGCGGGTCTGCTGCTCGCGGTGGACGGTCTGCACTTCGTGATGAGCCGCACGGCGCTGCTCGACCAGGTGCTGATGTTCTTCGTGCTCGCCGCCTTCGGCTGCCTGGTGATCGACCGGGACCGAGCGCGGGCCCGGCTGGCCGGGGCGCTGCCGGTGGACTCCGACGGGGGTACGGGCGTGCTGCGGCCGGACGCGGAGGTCGCGGAGGGCCTGGGGCTCGGCTGGCGGCCGTGGCGGCTCGCGGCGGGCGTGATGCTGGGCCTGGCGGCCGGCACCAAGTGGAACGGGCTTTACATCATGGCCGCGTTCGGCCTGATGACGGTGTTGTGGGACATCGGCGCGCGGCGCACGGCGGGCGCGGTCCGCCCGTACGCGGCGGTGGCCCGGCGGGACCTCGTGCCGGCCTTCGTCTCGGTCGTGCCGGTGGCCATCGCCACGTATCTGGTCTCCTGGTCGGGCTGGATCTTCACCGACAAGGGCTACTTCCGGAACTGGGCCGCCGAGCAGGACAAGCTCGGCGGTGGCGGGACGTGGGGCTGGCTGCCGGAGTGGCTGCGCAGCCTGTGGCACTACGAGACCGAGGTCTACAAGTTCCACGTGGGCCTGAGCTCGCCGCACACCTACGAGTCCAACCCGTGGAGCTGGCTGGTCCTCGGCCGCCCGGTCTCCTACTTCTACGAGTCCCCCGCCCCCGGCACCGCCGGCTGCCCGGTCGACGCCCGGGAGAAGTGCGCCCAGGAGGTCCTCGCCCTCGGCACCCCGCTCCTGTGGTGGGCGGCCTGCTTCGCGCTCCTGTACATCCTGTGGCGCTGGGCCTTCCGCCGCGACTGGCGCGCGGGCGCGATCGCCTGCGGCGTCCTGGCCGGCTGGGCGCCCTGGCTGCTCTATCAGGAACGCACCATTTTCCTTTTCTACGCGGTGGTGTTCGTCCCCTTCCTGTGCCTCGCGGTGGCGATGATGCTCGGGGCGATCGTGGGCCCCGCGGGCTCCTCGGAAAGACGCCGCACTTTCGGTGCGGTGGCGGCGGGAGTGCTCGTTCTCCTCATCGTCTGGAATTTCATCTATTTCTGGCCGCTGTACACCGGGACGGCGATTCCGATGGAGCAGTGGCGGAACAGGATGTGGCTGGACACGTGGGTGTAG